The Manis javanica isolate MJ-LG chromosome 4, MJ_LKY, whole genome shotgun sequence genome contains a region encoding:
- the THAP3 gene encoding THAP domain-containing protein 3 has translation MPKSCAARQCCNRYSSRRKQLTFHRFPFSRPELLKEWVLNIGRGNFKPKQHTVICSEHFRPECFSAFGNRKNLKHNAVPTVFAFRGPTQLVREHTGPAGDGNSADSGKQAVLREVGSGEHGPASTMDTALELLQLPPNAGDPVEQVLPHRLERTASPGQRPLVSLAGSRPLSTQPSDHSYALLDLDALKQKLFLTLKENEKLRRRLKAQRLVIRKMSHRLRAHQAGEPGLQARPQPEPRS, from the exons ATGCCGAAGTCGTGCGCGGCCCGGCAGTGTTGCAACCGCTACAGCAGCCGCAGGAAGCAGCTCACCTTCCACCG GTTCCCGTTCAGCCGCCCTGAACTGCTGAAGGAGTGGGTGCTGAACATTGGCCGGGGCAACTTCAAGCCCAAGCAGCACACGGTTATCTGTTCTGAGCACTTCCGCCCTGAGTGCTTCAGCGCCTTCGGAAATCGCAAGAACCTGAAGCACAACGCGGTGCCCACCGTGTTTGCCTTCCGTGGCCCCACGCAG CTGGTGAGGGAGCACACAGGCCCTGCTGGCGATGGGAACAGTGCCGACTCTGGGAAGCAAGCG GTCCTCCGTGAGGTGGGGTCTGGGGAGCACGGCCCAGCAAGCACTATGGacactgcccttgaactgctgcAGCTGCCCCCAAATGCCGGAGACCCTGTAGAACAG GTCTTGCCACACAGACTGGAGAGAACAGCGTCCCCTGGTCAGCGTCCCCTGGTCAGCCTCGCTGGGTCCAGGCCCCTCTCCACACAGCCATCCGATCACAGCTACGCCCTTCTGGACTTAGATGCCCTAAAACAAAAACTCTTCCTGActctgaaggaaaatgaaaagctcCGAAGGCGCCTGAAGGCTCAGCGGCTGGTGATACGGAAGATGTCCCACCGCCTCCGTGCTCACCAAGCCGGGGAGCCGGGACTCCAGGCCAGGCCGCAGCCGGAGCCGCGGAGCTGA